The Arachis duranensis cultivar V14167 chromosome 9, aradu.V14167.gnm2.J7QH, whole genome shotgun sequence genomic sequence cataagtcacaattttaggttttagatgtagattatagagagagagaggctctctcctctctcttaggtctTAGGATTatgattcctcttaaaggatttaggatttcttttaatcattgggattgtttcttcataccaagttcaataatttatgtttctcttctacttttatttactctgatgcTTTCGTTTGTATATGATttgtgttgcccaattggcttataaacttttcatgttaggattgattctcttatttaatatacattattgagatgttttcaaatatataattttaatttagctttctacattcttggctttggttgattaattggtaactcttgagttgtcaaactcattgttgactgaaaattgaaactcttcaagaattaattcgagttccaataactctagctttcccaaggaaagactaggacctgaggaattaaaaattaattcatccacttgacttaccttcatagttagaagttgacttagtgggagaaaaatccaattctcatcacaattgataaggataaccgggataggacttctagtttcgcataccttgccaagagtttattttatagatatttatttatttcacttATCATTTATTatacttgttcctcattctcaaaacccccaatttacaaaactcataaccaataataagaacatacctccctgcaattccttgagaagacgacccgaggtttaaatactcggttatcaattttaaaggggtttgttacttgtgacaaccaaaacgtttgtaagaaaggttgattgcttggtttagtaactatacttacaacgagagtttactataacttctaaaccgtcaatcttcagttcttcactgatccacagttacttcggatcggttgctagtggggatgatggagcgttggatgaactccaacgatcctctagccacaggcttaaggtccagtcttctcaattgaactgggTTACCTTTTGTgtttcttttccattgagctccttccacacatatgtccatgaggacttggtccaacctttgatcaaagttgacccttctagtgttggggcgtgcgtcttcttgcatcataggcaagttgaacgccaaccttacgttcTACGAACTGAAATCTacgcatttcccccgaaccattgtaagccaattccttgggtttgggttcatgctttgatcattgttcctagtgatccatgcgtttgcatagaactcttgaactgTTAAGattcgacttgttgaatgggattggagagaacttcccatcctcttattCTAATCTCTTGTCGGGTCTTCGGATATTCGCCCTGTTTgagcttaaaagggacctcagggatcacttttttcttggccacaacttcatagaagtggtcttgataggcttttgagatgaatctctccatctcccatgactcagaggtggaagcaattgccttccctttcctctttcttgaggtttctctagccttatgtgccatcaatggttatagaaaaacaaaaaagctatccttttaccacaccaaacttagaatgttgcttaccctcgagcaaaataagaaagaatagaagaagaacgagaagatatggaggagaaagagagatgtgtgggtttcggccaagggggagaatagagggtagtgttgtgtgaaaatgaagaaggatggaggggtttatatagtaaAGGGAGAGGGTTTTGGGTTcagtcatttagggtgggtttgggtgggaaagagaatttgaatttgaaggtaggtggggtttatagggaagagtggatggatgtgattggtgaaggggtaatggggaagagtgattgaggtgattggtgaagggtatagtgttattggattgtgtgaagaagagagaagtggggtaggtggggatcctgtggggtccacagatcttgaggtgatcctgtggggtctacagatcttgaggtgtcaaggatttctcatccctgcatcttttaggcgtgtaaaacgtcctctgtatgcaatcctggtgtttaatgccagactgcagcttgtttctggcgttaaacgcccaaatgtagactttttctggcgtttaacgccagcctggtgcttgtttctggcgttaaacgtcagacaaatgcttatttctggcgtttaaacgctagacaGCTCTTCTTCCagtgtgtgctttttcttctgctgtttttgattcaatttttaaatttttgcaattgttttgtgactctacatgatcataaacctaataaaacataaaagaacaatagaaatatagataataaaaattgggttgcctcccaataagctctgctttaatgtcaatagcttgacagtgagctttcatggagcttcacagatgttcagagcatgataagggcctcccaacaccaaacttagagtttgaatgtgggggcttctcaacaccaaacttagagtttggttgtggcctcccaacaccaaacttagagtttgattgtgggggctttgtttgactctgtattgagctttaaacacaaggtagcccccattcaattgagggactagctctcctctgtcaacatcaatcacagctcctgctgtggctaggaagggtcttccaaggatgatgcattcatcctcatccttcccagtgtcttggattatgaaatcaacagggatgtaaaggcctttaaccttcactaacacgtcctctaccaatccataagcttgttttattaaCTTGTCTGTCATCtttaatgagattcttgcagcttgtacctcaaagatccccagtttctccattacagagagtggcatatgATTTATACCTggccccaggtcacacagagccttctcaaaagtcatggtgcctatggtacagggtattaagaatttactaggatcttgtttcttttgaggtaaagtttgctgaacccatgtatttagttcactaatgagcaagggaggttcatcttcccaagtctcattgccaaacaacttggcattcagcttcatgatggatcgtagatattgagcaacttgctcttcagttacatttTCATCCTCTACAGAGGAataatagttctcagagctcatgaatggcagaaagaaGTTTAATGGAGCCTCTacggtctctatatgagccttagattcctttaggtcctcaatagggaactcctttctgtctggaggacgtcccatgaggtcttcctcattgggattcacgtcctccccttcctctttggattcggccattttgattatatcaatggccttgcactctctttttggattctcttctgtattgcttgggagagtactaggaggagtttcagtgattttcttactcagctgactcacctgtgcctccaagtttctaatggaggaccttgtttcattcatgaaacttaaagtggccttagatagatcagagactatgtttgctaagctagaaggctctgctcagaattttctgtttgttgctgagaagatcatggaaaaggcttgttattgctaaacctcttttcttccaccattaataaagccttgttgaggcttttgttaatccttccatgagaaatttggatgatttctccatgagggattataggtgtttccataggcttcacccatgtaattcacctctgccattgcagggttctcaggatcataagcttcttcttcaaaagaggcttctttagtactgttggatgcattttgcaatccatttagACTCTGAGATATCATATTGACTttttgggtcaatattttgttctgggccagtatggcattcagagcaacaatttcaagaactcccttcttctgaggcatcccattactcacaggattcctctcaaaagtgtacataaattggttatttgcaaccatgtcaatgagttcttgagcttctgcaggcattttctttaggtgaatggatccacctgcagaatggtccagtgacatcttagagaactcagatagaccatcatagaatatatccaaaatagtccactctgaaaacatgtcagaaggacactttttggttaactgcttgtatctttcccaagcttcatagagggattcacgatctttttgcctgaaggtctgaacatccactctaagcttgctcagcttttgaggaggaaagaacttggccaagaaggctgtgaccaggttatcccaagagtctaggctatctttaggttgtgagtctaaccatgttcaagctctgtctcttacagcaaaagggaaaagcatgagcctgtagacttcaggatctactccattagtcttaacagtatcacagatctgcaagaactcagttaaaaactgataaggatcttctgatggaagtcaatgaaacttgcagttctgttgcattagagcaactagttgaggctttagctcaaaattgtttgctccaatggcagggattgagatacttcttccataaaaattggaagtaggtgtagtataatcaccaagcatcctccttgcattattgttgttgtcattattttcggctgccatctcctcttcttttttgaaaatttctgtaaggttttctcttgattgttgtattttagattctcttagtttcttcttcagagtcctttcaggttcagaatctgcttcaacaagaatgttcttgtccttgctcctgctcatataaaaaagaagggaacagaaaataataatagggatcctctttaccacagtagagagattcctttgtgtgagtagaagaaaataagatgAAAATCTAAACACAGGTAGAGGGgagaagagggttcgaattttgagtagaagagaagtgttagtagataaataaataaatagaagaagatgagaaagatgagttttcaaaaattaactaaaataaaagaaaaatatttttatttttattttaaattaaagttaaaattcgaatttataaaaagaaataaaattaaaatttaaaacaattagttaaataaaaagatttttggaaaagagggaggtgattttcgaaaattagagagaggaaagtagttaggtaattttgaaaaagataagaaatagtaaaacaaacaaaaagtcaattagttagttgaaaaagatttgaaaatcaattttgaaaagataagaagttagaaaagattttgaaattgattttgaaaaaatatgatttgaaatgatatggttgaaaaaagatttgatttttaaaattaaaattgattacttgactaacaagaaactaaaagatatgattctaggatttaaagattgaacctttcttaacaagaaagtaacaaacttcaaatttttgaatcaatcacattaattgttagtaaagttttcgaaaattatgaaataaaattaagaaaaagattttgaaaatcaattttaaaattttcgaaaaataagaagaaaaatgaaaaagatttgatttttgaaaaaaagattttgaaaagataagatttttaaatttgaaatcttgacttgactaataagaaacaacttactttaaaattttttgacttagtcaacccaaagatttcgaaatttatgagtaaaataagggaaagatattttttttatttttgaatttttaatgaggagagaaaaaaaacacaaatatgacccaaaacatgaaaattttggatcaaaaccaatgatgcatgcaagaacactatgaatgtcaagatgaacaccaagaacattatgaagatcataatgaacatcaagaacttattttggaaaaattttcaagaaaagaaaaacatgcaagacaccaaacttagaaattttttatttttagacactatgaattcaaaaattcatatgaaaaataataaaagacacaaaacaagagaatatgaagatcaaacaagaagacttaccaagaacaacttgaagatcatgaagaatgcaatgcatgaatttttcgaaaagatgcataaattttaaaaacatgcaattgacaccaaacttaaaaattgactcaagactcaaacaagaaacacaaaaaaattttggtttttatgattaatttttttggatttttcgaaaattatattattttggaaaaatgaaaaagaagaaaaattttgaaatatttttgaagacttttttgaaaatgaaataaaggttaaaacaaaaagaaaattacctaatctgagcaacaagatgaaccgtcagttttccaaactcaaacaatccccggcaacggcccTAAAAACTTGctaggcaaaattgtgactcatacttttcacaactcaaacaattcctagcaatggctccaaaaacttggtgcacaatactatggttcacacacattcttcacaacttcgcacaactaaccagcaagtgcactgggtcgtccaagtaataaactttacgtgagtaagggtcgatcccacggagattgttggtatgaagcaagctatggtcatcttgtaaatctcagtcaggtggattctaatggttataatggttctcgaatataaagataaataaagcataaaataaagatatagatacttatgtaattcattggtgggaatttcagataagcgcatgaagatactatgttccttctgaatccctgctttcctactgctttcatccaatcattcttactcctttccatggcaagctgtttgttgggggatcaccgttgtcaatggctaccatccgtcctctcagtgaaaatggtccaggtgcgctgtcaccgcacggctaatcatctgtcgattctcgatcatgtaagaataggatttactatccttttgcgttgtCACCATGCcttacagtcgcgagtttgaagctcgtcacagtcattcaatccctgaatcctactcggaataccacagacaaggtttagactttttggattctcaagaatgctgccaatggattctagcttataccacgaaggttctgattaaggaatccaagagatattcattcgagcttatttgcatgtagaacgaaagtggttgtcaggcacacgttcataagtgagaatggtgatgagcgtcacataatcatcacattcatcaggttcttgggtgcaaatggatatcttagaataagaataagcgtgaattgaatagaagaacaataatactttgcattaatactcgaggaacagcagagctccacaccttaatctatggtgtgtagaaactccaccgttgaaaatacataaatgataatggttcaggcatggccgaatggccagcctccacaaaagtctaagatagcataaaactaatcaaagatccctatcacaatagtaaaaagttttatttatactaaactagctactagggttacagagataagtaattgatgtagaaatccacttctggggcccacttggtgtgtgcttgggctgagcttgagctttacatgtgcagaggcttctcttggaatcaaacgccaagttgtaacgtgtttttggtgtttaactctggtttttgatgtgtttctggtgtttaactccagattgCAGcgtggaactggcattgaacgccattttacgtcatctaaactcgaataaattataaactattatatattgctggaaatcccaggatgtctactttccaacgcaattgagagcgcgcaatttggagttctttagctgtagaaaattaaattcgagtgcagggaggtcagaatccaatagcatctatagtcctttttcagcctcctatcagatttttgctcaggttcctcaatttcagtcagaaaatacatgaaatcatagaaaaacacacaaactcatagtaaattccagaaatgtgaatttttcataaaaactaataaaaacatcctgaaaagtagctagatcttactaaaaactacgtaaaaataatgccaaaaagcgtataaattattcacTCATCAGGCATTACCAAACTTAGCTTTTTAGCTAGTTCTTAGCCCAATCACTCATCATCATTAGTAAATGCTTTCATCCAGCTGCACTTCCAAAAATAGGAGACAATTTAACTCACAAAGCTATCTTAACTATCAAAACTGAAATTAACTTCCTAAGCTAATATTCACAATCTACTTCTACTAAAGCAATAAATCAAAAGGATATAGagtgttgggttgcctcccaaccaGCGCgtctttatcgtcactagcttgacgttcttcctttttcagttgAGGTGGTAGCTCACTCTCTTTTCATCCAGTGAGTCCCCCAGGTAATGCTTGAATCTATGGTCATTTATAGTGAAGGTTCTCTGTTTTTTGTCCTCCATGAGCTCCACTTACAGTCCTTCCTTGAGTTTCCAATAGTTTTTTTGAGAATCCTTTTTAGCTCCCTAATGGAAATCTCTGCTTGTCCGTTGGTCTGCGGATGATAAGGGGTTGCCACCTTGTGTTTGACTCCAAACCTGAGAAGGAGTGCTTccagttgtttattgcagaaatgtgtTCCTCCATTACTAATGATTGCTCTAGGAACTCCAAACCTGCTGAAAATGTTCTTTCTTAAGAAGCTCATTacaaccttgttgtcatttgtgGTGGTGGCAATAGCCTCTACCTATTTTGACACATAATCTACAGCCACAAGTATATAACTATTTGAGTAAGAggatgggaaaggccccatgaagtcaatcccccatacatcaaatagttCTAGCTCCATTATAAATCTTTGTGGCATCTCATTATTCCTGGGTAGATTTCCAGCCCTTTGGCATTCATCACACATTGACACCAAGTCCTTTGTATCCTTGAAAAAGcttggccagtagaatccacatTGGAGCACCTTGGTTGTTGTTCTTTCTCCACTAAAGTGGCCTCCATATGCAGATCCATGACATCGCCAAAGCACCTCTTGTCCTTCTCCATGGGATATACACCTCCTTAAGATCATCAGCACACTTTTTGAACAAACAGGGCTCATCCCAGATATAGTATTTGGCATCTTTGATGAGCTTTCTCCTCATGTGTTTGTTGATGTTGGTTGGTAGTTCCCCAATGGCCTTGAAATTGgctatgtcagcaaaccaaggGGTCTCttgtatcatcatcaattgctcATCCGGGAAGCTTCCATTCACTGTAAGATGGTgtgctccttcttcttcttctaggatccttgagaggtggtcagcaactttgttctctgctccactcctatccttaatttcgATGTCAAACTCTTGGAGTAGCAGGATCCATCTTATTAGCCTTGGCTTGGATTCTTGTTTAgtaagcaagtatttgagtgctgcatgatcagggaatacaattactttagaaccaatgagatatgatctaaatttatcaaaagtAAAGACAATGGCAAGTAATTCCTTCTCTGTAGTggtgtagttcctttgattctcatcaaggaccttgctggcataataaatgacatgcaccaATTTATCCTTCATCTGTCCTAAAACAGCACCCACAGTAAaatctgatgcatcacacatcaactcAAAGGCTAACATGCATTCATTATCAAAACTAAAAGGCACATTAGAGATAAGTAGGTTGCTCAATGGCTTGGCAACCTTAGAGAAGTCTCTAATAAACCTCTTATAAAAACCagcatgtcccaaaaagcttctaattgctttgacattgcaaggtggaggTAACTTTTCAATCACCTCTACTTTTGCCCTGTCCACTTCTATGCCCTTCTTTGAGATTTTATGACCAAGGACCACTCCTTCCGtaaccatgaaatggcatttttcccagtttaaaacaaggttggtctcttggcatctctttagcacCAGGGCTAAGTGATGCAAGCAATCAGAATATGTGTTACCAAAtatagagaagtcatccataaacacCTCAATAAACCTCTCAGTCATGTCTGAAaatatggagagcatgcacctttggaatgttgcaggtgcattgcacagtcGAAAGGGCATCCTCCTGTAAGCAAAAACACCATATAGACAAGTAAATGAAATTTTCTCCTGGTCATTTGGGTCTACAACTATTTGGTTGTAACCCGAATAACTGTCaagaaagcagtagtattcatgtccAGCTAGCCTCTcgagcatttggtctatgaatggtaggGGGAAGTGGTCCTTCctggtggcttcattgagcttcaTGTAGTCGATGCACATGCGCCAACCAGTCACTGTTCTTGTTGGTATCggctcattcttctcatttggtacaacagtgattcctcctttctttggaTCTACTTGTATTGGGCTCACCCAAGGGCTGTCTGAGATAGGGTAGATCACCCCAGCTTGCGACAACTTCAACACTTCCTTCTGGACTACCTcattcatggttggattcaacCTTCTTTGTTGTTACCTTGAGGGCTTAGCACCCTCCTcaagtaggatcttgtgcatacacattGAAAGGCTGATCCCTTTTAAGTTTGTGAGTGTCCAGCCTATAGCATGCTTGTATTGTTTCAGCACTTGGATGAGCTCCTCTTCTTGCTCCTTACTCAAGCTTgagttgatgatcactgggtagGTGCTGTTGTCACCTAGATAGGCATATTTCAAGCTTGGAGGTAGGTTTTTAGCTCTAGTTTTGGTGCCTCTTCTCCATTGTTGTCTTTGTGGTTTGTCATGATTGAACTTTCCATGGTTCCTTGTGGTGGTTCTTCACATGGTGCTTATTACTCCAGTTCCATACTTCCTTTATATTGCTCTTCTTCTAAAACTCCTTGGACTATTTGTTCTATGGTGTCCACCATCATGCATTCTCCTATTGCTTCCTTGGGATAACTAATTGCCTTGAAGACATTGAAGACCATCTTTTCCTCATGTAATCTTAAGACTAGTTCTCCTTTttgcacatcaatgatggctccagcagtagctAGGAATGGCCTTCCTAGGATAATTGAAGTGTTTgcctcttcttccatatccAGCACAACAAAGTCAGCTGGGAAGATGAATTCTCCCACCTTCACCAATAAATCTTCCACCACTCTATGTGGAAACTTGAATGTTCTGTCAGCTAGTTGGAGTgtcattcttgttggtttggcttcctcaatTCTCATCCTTCTCATCATGTTCAAGGAcatgagattgatgctagcCCCCAAGTCACATAAAGCCTTTTCAATAGTGATATCCCCTATGATGTAGGGGATTtggaaactccctgggtccttcATTTTCTGAGGGAGTTTCTTTTGtatgatggcactacattcctcaGTTAGGACTACAGTCTCCTTTTCTACccagtttctttttcttgtcatgAGCTCCTTCAGGAACTTTGCgtagagaggcatttgctccagtGTTTTAGCAAATGGTATGTTGATTTAgagctttttgaagatttccaaAAATCTGGAAAACTGGCGGTCCTTCCCATCCTTCCTTAGCCTTTGTGGGtatggtgcctttggcacataagGCTTCAAGATTGGCTTTGGTGAAGATGGGCTAGAgacctcttctttcttcctatTTTCAGGCATTTCTGCAGCTTCTTCTTCGTGGTTCTCCTTGTTTTAGGTGGCTTCTTCTATCATTTTTCCACTTTTAagtgtgatggccttgcactccccTCTTGGGTTGGCCATGGTGTCACTTGGAAATGTGTGTGTAGGCATTGGGATTTGCTTGGATAAGAACCCCATTTGTGCTTCCAGCTTTGAGATTGCTGCACCTTGGTTCTTCAAATTTGACCTGTATTCTTTTTTATTGGCATCTGTCTTTTTTTCAGCTTATGCTTGCCTTTCCAAGAGGGTGGAAATGGCCCCTGTGAGCTGTGATGATAGCTGTGCTATTGCGGCCTCTACTCTCTCAAAGTTACCCTTGATTTCACACGGTTGTGAGGTTGGGGTTAGTGTGTCTTGATGGTGGTGTGTTTGCTGGTTGGAAGGATATGATGTGTGAGGTGGATTGTGGTAAGGTCTGTTGTTATTTGACTGATGGTTGGAGTTGTGATTCTGGTATTGATTTGCTTGGTATGGTTTGTTGTGATCTTGGTTGTGATTTTGTTGGTTCCCccatccaaaatttgggtggttcttccatctTGGGTTATAAGTCTTggagttagggtcatatggtggTCGAGAGGGGTTATGCATATAGTTTGCTTGCTCACATTCAACTTCTGGTTCATTCTCTTCTTGGGGTGGTGCTTGAGCTTGGACAACTGCAACTTGATTATTTTCCATTCTCTTTGTTAAGGCTGCCAATTGTGCTGCAATTGCCTTATTTTGTGCCAACAGGGCATCCAGAGAATTGAGTTCCAGCACCCCCTCTTTTGGCCTCTTTCTAAAGCATAggagtagtcattctcagctacgatttcaatgacatctatggcttcctcaatggtcttcttcttgttgagtgaaCCCCCTGAAGAGTGGTCCACaaccttctttgattcataggttaatccttcatagaaaatgtgga encodes the following:
- the LOC107488914 gene encoding uncharacterized protein LOC107488914, with amino-acid sequence MPLYAKFLKELMTRKRNWVEKETVVLTEECSAIIQKKLPQKMKDPGSFQIPYIIGDITIEKALCDLGASINLMSLNMMRRMRIEEAKPTRMTLQLADRTFKFPHRVVEDLLVKVGEFIFPADFVVLDMEEEANTSIILGRPFLATAGAIIDVQKGELVLRLHEEKMVFNVFKAISYPKEAIGECMMVDTIEQIVQGVLEEEQYKGSMELE